The window cCCCCCTAGTGTTACCTGCTGCTGAGGGTTgtagggtggaggagggggcctGGCCTCAGGCGTcccatcctgccccagcccgTTAGCGTGGGCTGCCCCAGAGTCCGTGAGCAGTACTGGGCGCTTGGAAATGTGAGAGGTGGTGGTCTCCAGATCAGCCAGCAGGGCATCTGtcgggggagcagagagaggtggggggtcGGGGAGAGGCTAGGATGGATCTGGGGTGgactgctgggggggggagggggcacagagagggagcaggggcttggggaaGCAGAGACAAGGGACAAGAAAAGGAAGAGAGGATGCCCAGGCCCGGGGCTGTGGAATTAGCATCAAGATCTGTAGTTTCCCAAAGCTGGGGAAGGCCCCTGGAGTCCTGATCCTCTATcccccactagaccccactaccctcccggagctgggatagaacccaggattcctgattcccagccccccccctTACCAAAATACTCCACtgccctctcagagctgggatagaacccaggagtcctgactcccagccccatgctctgaccactagaccccactcctctcccaagaACAGATTCAACCTTTAGCAATACAAATGAttccccgaggcagtgccctagGAATAGCCACGTGTGCTGTGAACATGGGGAGCTCATACAGTACGTACCAAACACCACTATACGGGGGCGAAGCAGGAAAGAAGGGGAGCCAGAGTCCCCTGGAAAAGGAGACGGGACAGAAGGAGATGGGGGGGCagatgggaggagggacagaggggCACTGGGATTAGCACATTCCGTGAAGGGACAGTTCCCCGccacactccctgcagcacagcgccccccattgagcccccccatccactccctgcagcacggcaacctctgctgagccccccatccactccctgcacCTCCTAGCACCACAGGGGGGCCACCATTGACTATGCGGGGAGAgcacccctgcccctctcccaccccagccaaCTCCCCCCTCTCATACAATCACTCCTTTGTGGGAACATTTTCCACCTCAGACTGAGCCCCACAGAGGCCTTTtcattccccagcagccaggagcagccAAGCCAGGGAGGGGCAAGACCACAGATCACACACCAGCCCGACTCAGCCCTCACCAGAACCCTGGGCAAGCAACCCAGCACCGCAGTCAAAGGAGACCCTACGATAACAGAGTGTCCACTGCCCCCCTACCATAACAACACATTGCTCTGCTCACAggagaccctacgataacacaGAGTGTCCACTGTCCCTCCGACCATAACAACCCATTGCTGTGCTCACAggagaccctacgataacacacAGTGTCCATTGCCCCCCTACCATAACAACCCATTGCTCTGCTCACAggagaccctacgataacacaGAGTGTCCACTGTCCCTCCGACCATAACAACCTATTGCTGTGCTCACAggagaccctacgataacacaGAGTGTCCACTGTCCCTCCGACCATAACAACCTATTGCTCTGCTCACAggagaccctacgataacacaGAGTGTCCACTGTCCCTCCGACCATAACAACCTATTGCTGTGCTCAcaggagaccctacaataacacagaGTGTCCACTGTCCCTCCAACCATAACAACCCATTGCTGTGCTCACAggagaccctacgataacacaGAGTGTCCACTGCCCCCCTACCATAACAACCCATTGCTCTGCTCACAggagaccctacgataacacaGAGTGCCCACTGCCCCCCCGACCATAACAACCTATTGCTGTGCTCACAggagaccctacgataacacaGAGTGCCCACTGCCCCCCTACCATAACAACCCATTGCTCTGCTCAcaggagaccctacaataacacagaGTGTCCACTGTCCCTCCGACCATAACAACCTATTGCTGTGCTCAcaggagaccctacaataacacagaGTGTCCACTGTCCCTCCGACCATAACAACCCATTGCTGTGCTCACAggagaccctacgataacacaGAGTGCCCACTGCCCCCCCGACCATAACAACCCATTGCTGTGCTCACAggagaccctacgataacacaGAGTGTCCACTGTCCCCCCGACCATAACAACCCATTGCTGTGCTCACAggagaccctacgataacacaGAGTGTCCACTGTCCCTCCAACCATAACAACCCATTGCTGTGCTCACAggagaccctacgataacacaGAGTGCCCACTGTCCCTCCGACCATAACAACCCATTGCTGTGCTCACAggagaccctacgataacacaGAGTGTCCACTGTCCCTCTGACCATAACAACCCATTGCTCTGCTCACAggagaccctacgataacacaGAGTGTCCACTGTCCCCCTACCATAACAACCCATTGCTCTGCTCACAggagaccctacgataacacaGAGTGTCCACTGTCCCTCTGACCATAACAACCCATTGCTCTGCTTACAggagaccctacgataacacaGAGTGTCCACTGTCCCTCTGACCATAACAACCTATTGCTGTGCTCACAggagaccctacgataacacaGAGTGCCCACTGTCCCTCTGACCATAACAACCCATTGCTGTGCTCAcaggagaccctacaataacacagaCTGCCCATTGTCCCCCTACCATAACAAACCTGCACAGCATGCACAGGAGGCCCTACAATAATGGGCaccctacaacaacaaagcaGTATTCTCAGCAACTGCTTAGGGGAGACCCTATAAAAATAAACCAGAGCTTGTAACCCCAGTGCTTCCAAGCACTCTTCAACAACAAACCATTGTGTGTAAATTCACCTCCCTACAACAAACTATCATGCGTAAATCCAAGTCCCTACAATGACAAACCGTGTGTAAATACGAGACCCTATAATAACAAACCAGCACATGCCACCCATATCTCACACGAGGCCCCACCCAACCAAACAGCTCCTGCTGCTcacgagcaaccctacaataacaaaccagcgtaTAGAGCCTTGTGCTCACAagagaccctacgataacaaagcAATCTCGTAAATGTCCCTGCAGCAAACAATTGGAGGTGTTCAGCCTCACGGCCCACAAGCAACCATATAAAAataaaggagtccttgtggacaaccctacaataacaaaggaGTGTCAGAAGCCCTGGAGGTCCGGaagagaccctacaataataaCCCAGCATGGGTAGCCCTCCCAAGTGACCCTACACTAGCAAACCACTGCTTGTGGTCACAGCCCTCACAGgagaccctacaacaacaaaccaCAATGAATACAGTCCCTCTGTCAGTCAcaggagaccctacaataacaaaccagacCAGGGGACAGAGGGGGAAAGTGAGATTCAGGTTTAGTGAGCCCAGGGTGAGGGTTGACCATCCAGCCTCCATGGCTCCCCCCGCAGCCAGAACCCCTCCTCACCCCGTGGTTCCCCCAGTCCTGGTCACACCTGCTGTGGGCTGTCTGCCCCACCCTGCTGGTTTGGGGCCAGGAAGAGAGGGCAGCAACACTCCTgctgggagggggtgctggggaaaTCTGGCAAGAGGGGGTgaatcctggggtggggggctcagtgaCCCCCCACACCCGTACCCCGGCACAGACATGTCTTCACTGCAGGACTCACTGGGGCTCTTACCTGGATTGGGGATGGACAACCTCGGCAAcccacagctcagcaccccatCCCCCCAGTTTAGCTCCCTCCCCTGGGATCCAGCCCCTGCTCTTAGGACTCAGacccccccaacccagatcctATATCCTGggacccccctcccacagccctgcccccccaggctccTTCCTGGGGTGCAGCCCCCAAACACTCTTCCTAGGACACAGCCTCCCCGCAGCGTGAAACACCCACCCATCGCCCAATAAcacagcccacccccacccctattcCTGGGACACATTCCCGGGACACAGCCCCACATCTCTTCCCACCTcagcactgcccccgccccctaaGGCacagtccccccccccacacacacgtgtTAAGGGTGGAAGAGAAGGAACCCTGCAGCACATGGGTATAACTTTCtgaggggggcagcagggagggtgctggcggggggtggggggaggtccCTGGTTATTAGCGCCCCCTGCAGTTTGggccccaccccaggccccatgAAGCCACAGGAATGTGGTGAGAAATTCCTTCTCCTCCAGATGGagacaggctggggaggggggacgcacccccccccaaaaaaaatcctccttccCCATGCCCTGCCCGCTCTGgggaacggggggcgggggggagagaaggatggATGGGAGCAAAAAGCAGCCCGCAAGAGAGAAAAAGttgaggggaagagaaagagagaaagacaggagcgaaaaggagaggagagagagaaagagagggaaagaagggagtgaatgggagagagaaaagagggggagagagaaaggagagagagagagagagagagagaggaaaagggagagaaggagagagaaaaagaaggtagcgaatgagagagagaaaagaggaggagagagaaaaagaaggaagtgaatgagagagagaaaagagggagagagagaaagaagagagagaaagaagagagagaaagggagagaaaaagagagaaggggagagaaaaaggaggGAGCGAAtgaggaaaagggggagagagaaaagagggagagagggaaagaagggagtgaaagaaaaaaagaaagaaggagggaggaaaggggagagaaaaagagagagagagagaaggaagggagggagggagggaaggagaaaaggaagggagggaaggagggggaacagggagcggggcagcgggCGTAGggcgaggggctggggctggggccgggctgggcgCGGCGGGTCCCAGCCTGGCAGCGGGTCCCTTACCCAGGTCGTCCATGGCGGCCCGGCCCCAGCGGCGGATGGAGGCAGAGCCCCCCCCGATCCCCTCCCGCCCCGTGACGCGTCTTCCCGGAGAGCCAGGGAGCCCGGCTCCGGCCCCTGCGCGCTGACCATGTATGGCAACGGGGCATCGCTCGGCGcgcggggctgggagcccggactcctgggttccagccccgagggaggggccaggggccagcGGGTCAGGACAGGGACgggggagcccggactcctgggttccatcccccaagggaggggagtggagacgAGTGGGTGGTGGCTGTAtggggagcccggactcctgggttccatcccccaagggaggggagtggaggcgAGTGGGTGGTGGCTGTATGGGGAgctcggactcctgggttctatcccccaACGGAGGGGAGTGGAGACGAGAGGGTGGTGGCTGGAtggggagcccggactcctgggttccatcccccaagggaggggagtggagacgAGTGGGTGGTGGCTGTATGGGGAgctcggactcctgggttccatcccccaagggaggggagtggagacgAGTGGGTGGTGGCTGTAtggggagcccggactcctgggttccatcccccaagggaggggagtggaggcgAGTGGGTGGTGGCTGGAtggggagcccggactcctgggttccatcccccaaaggaggggagtggagacGAGAGGGTGGTGGCTGGAtggggagcccggactcctgggttccatccctcaaaggaggggagtggagacGAGTGGGTAGTGGCTGGAtggggagcccggactcctgggttccatccccatgAGTTGGGGAGCTGGGACCAGCAactggtggggctgggagcctggacccctcttctctttccctccctccctctccccccccaagcTAGGCATAAACAGGCTAAGCCATTGCCTAGGGTCCCCTCTTCCTTTGGGGGGGCAAAACTACTCCTGCTGAGGGCCCCCAGTGGGCCAGCGCTGCCCTGGGAGGCGAGTGCAGCttgtgggttagagcaggggctgggagcccggactcctgggttctctcttgTGCCATTCCCCTCTTGCTGCTGACGCTAAGGGAAGTGGGGAGGCCGCAGGGCCAGGGGGGGCTCCGGCTCGGGCTTTTCTGGCTGGGACGTTGGGAAAAAACTGTCACCAAATGAGAGAATTGGCTGACTGTTCACaggatgtggggagaggggccggggccggagccaagaaagggggaagagaggtCCCCCAGCCGGGAGAGCCAGAGGGGGGAGCGAAGGGCAGATCCCAGGAGTGAGGGAggtgggtgatggggggggggaacagagggAGCCAGGAGGGACCCCTGGCAGTGatagtgggggcagggcaggctgggggagggctcccggggcaggggatggaggaaaggctgggggggctcccagtGGTAGAggagagactgggggtgggggagaagaggagaagctgggggtgaggaagagaggctgggggggctcccagtGGCAGTGGATGGAGGGCAGGCTgagggggctcccagtggcaGAGGAAAgactggagggggaggaagagaggctgggggggctcccagtggcaggggacagaggagaggctggggggctcccagtggcaggggatggagggcaggctgagggggctcccagtggcaGAGGACAGAGGAAAgactggagggggaggaagagaggctgggggggctcccagtggcaggggacagaggagaggctggggggctcccagtggcaggggatggagggcaggctgagggggctcccagtggcagaggacaggctggggggggggggagagagaggctgggacagctcccagtggcaggggacagaggagaggctgggggggctcccagtggcaggggacggagggcaggctgggggggggaatgACACATCCCAGGCCCCGCACTCAGGAAGtggccctcccttcccccccccagcccatctgGAAGCAGTTGAGCAGCAGGCCTTTCCTGTGacacagggaggggaggaagggggggggggcccagctgGAAGAGCAGCCAGTGCCAAGCAGGGAGTCCACAGcctggttcccccccacccccgatccaccACCCCCATCCTTGTCCCCGTGTCCCCAGCCCCTTCCAGgctcaggcaccgcccccgcccccccaggccgGGGGCAGATCCCACActgccactgcccccgcccccgccacacCCCAGCCAGGTGCAGAGATGGGAGATTAGCCTCAGCTGGGGTGGACGGGGACAGACAGGAGCAGGGGcgaggagccaggactcctgggttctctccccagctctggggggccAGGATCAGGTCTAGCAGGCTGGGGagtaggagccaggactcctgggctctctcccccattcgaggggggtgggggaggagatgatgatgctgggagccaggactcctgggttctctcccccattcgaggggggtggggggggggagatgatgatgatgggagcctgggctctctccccagttcgggggtgggggggacgcaGCAGAATGAAGGGAGACAGACACATGTGCGTAGCGAAGCCCACCCTGTATTTCTCCACGTACAGTAGCTTATTCAATACGCTCCCATTGTACACACCCATCCCCTCGCCCGCACAGAGCAGCAACCCCGGCTGCCCCTCACCATTCCCTGCAGCATCCCCCGGGCCTACCCTACCGGGAACATAGGAAACAAGGGGGGGGCAGATCTCTGTGCAGACAAAGCCCACACACTGCCCTGCGCCAGCCTCCAgtcaagcccccccccccagctgctcgCTGTGGCCTCAAGTGGGGAATTGGGGTGCCCTGTGCTGCAAAAGtagggacaccccccccccaaatacacCACAATCCCTTCCTCAGGGAAGGTTGCAGGCAGGCTCCCACCCTGTGCCATAGACCGAGGGAAGGGGAGATGGCTCACTCCAGAGAAGGGATCCCAAATTTTCCTGGGGGTCAGCGGCTCATCCCCACTGCCCTGATACCTCTTGCTGCATAGGTCCCCTATACCCATTCCTCACCTTGCCATTACCCCATTTCTCCCCCTCAGTCCCCCCCACTATCAACCTCCCCACAGCTTCCTGACCCCCAACCTCCTCTGTTCCCaaagcccgcccccccccccgaggggtACAGAGAGTGCCCtaagcccagcccctcccccccacccagagggGCATGGGCGGTGCTCTCAGCCAGCCCCCTAGCCTAGGTCCCATCAGTGCCCATGCCCCATGGCGTCTCCATGGcaacctccagcagctcctgggccaGGCCCTGGGGGTCTCCGGCGACTCGGAGGATCCGCCCCAGCGCGGCCGCCCGGCCGGCGGGCTCCTCTGCCGCCCCCAGCAGGACGTAGCGGGCACAGCGGCGCAGCAGCTGACCGCGGCCCAGCCGCTCCGCCAGCCGGTACAGCTGGTCCGGGCCGGCGCCAGGGCGCAGGTGCTCCCGGCACAACGCCTCCTCCACCAGCTCCTGCAGCTCGGGCAGCAGGAACTGCTCGGCCACCGCCAGCGTCTGCTCCGCCAGCTCCCCCTCGCCGGGTGGGAACAGGCCCCCGAGGGCCGGGCACGGCTCGCCCCGGCAGCCATGCAGGAAGTGGGTCAGCACCAGGAAGGGGGCGGGTGCCGCCCCGCGGATGGGCACCAGGGCCTGGCGGGCCTCAGCAAACCCGCCCGCCAGCATGGCCCGCAGGACGTCGGAGCCGGCGCACGCGGCCGGGCGCGAGGCCGGCACCAGGGCGCCCGAGTCCAGCCGGAACTGCAGGTCCGCCCCGCCCGCCCTCACCAGCCGCTCGTAGGGGCACGGCGGGGAGGCTGCCAGCCGGGAGCGCTtgggggcgggcggggcggggaggggggcggcagcccccagcagcagggagagcgaGTCCACGGCATAGAAGGTGAAGGGCGGGTCGGCGCCACTTGTCAacgcagccagcaggaggcgcagGCCCGAGTGCTCCAGGAGCAGCCTCCGGCAGAGGGACTTCTtcctgcggggcggggggggggagggggggggtataGATCAGTCCCCGGATCggcccccagcctccccctccgctccccccaccAGATGGGCCCAGGATCTCCCTGGATCAGCCCCACAACCTCCCCCGCAGCCTCCATTCCCACCACCTCCCCCGGAACGGCCTCCTTCCAccagctgagcccagcccccTCAATGACCAGCCTCCTGCCCacccatgcaccccccccccccggtgccacCCACCTGCAGATGAGGGGCAGGGCCACGGCACAGGCCACTTGGTCGGCCTCGGCGCCCGAGAGCAGCATGTGGGTGAGGACGCCCGCCCCGAAGGCCGACTCAGCCTGAACACACAGATTGCACAGCAGGGTCTcgcctggggaggggagcagcatgtcagagcccctcccccaacaccccacGGCGCAGatctcccatccccctgccctgcccctgcagcatgagccccccgcccccaacgcCCCACAGCACCACAGCTCCAGTGACACAGCATCCCTCcaaaccccccccagccccagcagggtgCCCAGCCCCCACCGCGCAGCattccctgcccagccccgcgCCCTGCCACACAGCTCCCCCTAGTACCACGCCGGGGCACTGTGAACCTGACAGCGGAAGTaggctgctccccagctcagggtGAGCCTGAGACCCCCATTAACCTAGAGcaaaccccagttccctcagtggGGGGCTACCGGAGAGAGGACTCAAGTTCTTCGGGGACAGAGTGCTCTCACACTGGGATGCTGGGAGCCCCATAATGCAGCAGGGTGACCCCCATTGCCCAGGCCTGGGGCGCTCACCTACCCCTGGGGCACAGCGGGGGGATCCCCATACCCTGGGACCGGGGCTCAGCGGGGGAGAGGACTCACCCAACTCCTTGAACCTCCTGCCAGCCTggtgcctgcagcctgggcttcTGGGGGTCTCATGTCCCACAgcggcagcctcctctgggggAACGCCCAGCACCAGCCAGGCCCGCAACATGGAGGGGGCGTAGCAGCGCACAAAGGCCTCTAGGCAGATGGGGTTGCACGTGAGCCGATGCAGCAgccgcaggcagcggggtaacggGACGGGGGCTCCAGTGACATAGGTCAGCAGCCCCCGCAGCACCGGGCCCGTCACCAGGCTGCGGCTGGGGTCCTCAGCCTGGGAGAACcgggacagcagcagcagggcaggtgcCTCGGGGGCCGAtagctcctcctccccaccccacagcaagAACTGCGGGGCCAGGGCCTCGCCTGGGGGATGGAAGAGAGCCGGCGTGGAAGGGGCCACGTCTGGATGGGGACGTGATTTGCCACGGCGCCGCGAGGAGAAAGCAGCGGGCTGGGGCTCCAGGAAGTCATCGGCAAGGAGGCGCTGCTCAGTCCCGGTAGGAATCGGAGAAATCAGACATATATCCTTGGGAATTGGGCTCGGTGCTGGATCGGACCGGCTGGCCCCAGCGGGAATTGGTGACGCCGGACGCAGACGCTCGGGAACAGGGCTTGGTGCCCGATCGGACCGGCTGGCCGCGGTGGGAATTGGCGACGCCGGACGCAGACGCTCGGGAACGGGGCTTGGTGCCCGATCGGACCGGCTGGCCCCGGTGGGAATTGGCGACACCAGCGCTGGACCTGGCTCGTCTGATGGTGCCGTGACGTGCCAGCCAGGCCCGGCTGACACCAGGGTGCCTGGACACAACTCTTTGGTGGCTGCTGCAGCCGGAAACCATGCTGGATTTTGCAAGTCAGTCCGAGCGCAGTTTGGCGAGAGCTCCTCATTTGTGGTCGCCGACCATGGCAACTGAGCCTGCAGGTTCTGGGCGGTGCCGGCAGCATCCGGGGCAATCTGTGCCAGATTCTCTCTTTTGGTCCCAGGGGACTTTGGTGTAGCCAGCAGCACCATGGGGGCTGCGCTGTGCTCCCCTGTCCTGGCTGGATTAGGCAATGCTGTATGGTGCCTGGCAGCTAAATCCGGTGCCGCAGGTGGCAGTAACTCTGCTGGATGGTGCCTGGCAGCTCCGGCTGTAGCCAAACGTGCCAGGACCAGTGCCTCAACACCTGGCGTCTCTGCCACATGGCTCCCATCAGCCACAGTTGAGTCCAGCTCTGCCCCGGGTGCCAAGCACTGCACCCTGGCAGCCGGCTCCAGCGACGGAGGAGCTAAGCAGGTGGGCAagcccagccccacaggcagCCGGCCAGGCCCCGGCGTGTCGTCCTGCAGCTCGAGGGTGGGGCTGAAGGAGCCGTCAGGGGACCACTGTGGGGAGAGGTCGCCGGGACTGGCAATGTAACCCTCAGAGAGCAGCCAGGACCTGTGGCAAGAGGGAAGGAgtgagagctggggtgggggtcaaGGAAGCCCCAAGTGCAGAGAGGAAGGGGAAACCAAGGGAGCCCAGAGCAAGCGAGCAGGAACAGGGAAGGGAGACGAGCTAGTGAGTCAGGAGCactggagcaagcagggggtggggaaaccaggagggccgggggtggggtgcgggggggcggggggagcactagggagtggggaggagaacCCCTCAAGCGAGCCTCAAGCACACCAGGAGAGACGCTCACCTGAGTCTCTGGAAGCTGGGTGACTCCCCTTCCGGTGCCCCGCTCTCCCGTCGCCCCTCGGGGGGGAAGTCAAAGGAGGCAGCGTCCCGCTCGTCCTcgctttctccctcctcctccttgtcctcctcctcGCAGCGCGCAGCCCACTGGCCCTGGGCCACCAGCCGCCCCACCAGCAGGGCCACCAGCCCGCCGGCCTGCAGAACCTCCAGCGCCTCCTGGTCGTAGAAGAAGGCCACGAAGGCCACGACCACCCGGGCGTGGGAGCCTCGCTGGCGCCCATCCTGCAGCAgcgccagcagcagctccagcccgcCGGCCTCCCGTACCCGGCTGCGGTTCATGGCCTCCCGGCACAGCAGGCAGAGCGCCCTGACCAGGGGCTGCAGGACGGCGCCGGCAGCTCCCGCCCCTCGCCGGCGCCGGATCTCCCCCACCAGCACCGCCACGCCTCCAGCGTTGCCCACGGCCGGCCGCAGCATCCCTTGCAGGCAGAGATTGGACAGCGCCGAGACGGCCGCCTCCCGCACTGCCCGCTTGCTGTGGCCGGCTAATGCCACCAGGGGGgccaccccgccccccaggctCAGCTGCTCGGCGCAGTCCCGGCTGCAGCCCTTGGTGAGCTCTAGCAGGGCCCGGGCAGCTGCGGCAGCCAGGGCGGGGTcgtcggggctggcagccaggcgCTCGGCGATGGCCCGCACTGCGCCCTGCTGGGCCAGCGCCAGGCGGTGCGCTGGGGTGGCGCCCAGGTTGCGCAGGGCCCGAATGATGCTCTGCAAGCACTCGCTGTCCTGGGAGCTGGCaaggacttgaaccaggggtggCACCGCgcctgggagggggcggagagagaAAGGGGGTTAGTGAGCCCCAGATCCAGAGAATGAACCCCAATTACCCCCTCCCAGGTCAGCAGGGGACTCCTCAGTATGCAGGTGAACCCCAACATGGCTCCTCTCTGGTACGGGGTGAACGCCAATATTACCCCCACAAGGGATCAGAGAGTGGGCTCCCCAATATAGGAGTGAACCCCATTATCCCCCAGGTCAGCAGGGCGCTCCCGGTATGGGGGTGAGCCCCCCTATTACTCCCATGCAAGCAAGCAAAGAGGGGCTCCCTGTATGGAACAATTCCCATTACCCCAGGCCAGGTCAGCAGGGGATGCCCAGTACGGGGTGAGCCTCAGTACTACACTTCAGATAGCAGGATCCGAGGGGCTCCCCAATATGGGGCAAGAATCCCAGTTCCTAGTCTTCCCCCATCCTCCATTCGCAGGTTGGCAAGGGGGGGGCATGATCCCACTCACCAGCATCATGGATAGCCTGCAGGTTCTCTACATCAATGGCCAGGTTGCCCAGGGCCCGTGCTGTCCGGTTGTGGATACTTTCGACTCCAAGCGATTTCAGGATCAtcactggggggagagagagagaaagaaatcatCTATGAACCATGGTGAGTGCATTATCCCTCGCACAGagctgagatgcagccatctctggggggGTCAAAGGGGTTGTTTATCCAGGGATTTCTCGTccagcgctgagatgcagccacctccgGGGTGGGCCacgggggctgtttatacagcgATCCCTTGTCCAGTGCGGAGATGtagccgcctctggggtggacATGAGACCCAAGGTAGTTCCACCCCAAGGAGAGATGGAGGGGGCACAGGCCTGTACCACCAGTGGGGACCCCAAATTGTACCATGCATGCACGGGGCGAACGCCAAGCCACGCCGTACCCAGGGAAGAGAGAAATCAAGGCACAGCACTATTGCGGCACCAATGGGGGAGCCCAAGTTCCACAATGTGAGAGCACAGGGGCCCCAGATGCAACCTCCcagggcgggcgggcaggcaggcggGCGGGCGCAGGGCAACCCTGGACCGTGAGAATCCAGAAACACGCCACTTCGGCTGGGGGGCGCC of the Eretmochelys imbricata isolate rEreImb1 chromosome 6, rEreImb1.hap1, whole genome shotgun sequence genome contains:
- the ARMC5 gene encoding armadillo repeat-containing protein 5 isoform X1, with protein sequence MAAAAAGGSCPAESLGYCLAQLRGGAEPGLGRALLALRTRHIKQPGGIERFRARGGLGPLLGLLAGALRPRRTLDLALSILGNCCTEGGSRAQVRELGGIPSLVMILKSLGVESIHNRTARALGNLAIDVENLQAIHDAGAVPPLVQVLASSQDSECLQSIIRALRNLGATPAHRLALAQQGAVRAIAERLAASPDDPALAAAAARALLELTKGCSRDCAEQLSLGGGVAPLVALAGHSKRAVREAAVSALSNLCLQGMLRPAVGNAGGVAVLVGEIRRRRGAGAAGAVLQPLVRALCLLCREAMNRSRVREAGGLELLLALLQDGRQRGSHARVVVAFVAFFYDQEALEVLQAGGLVALLVGRLVAQGQWAARCEEEDKEEEGESEDERDAASFDFPPEGRRESGAPEGESPSFQRLRSWLLSEGYIASPGDLSPQWSPDGSFSPTLELQDDTPGPGRLPVGLGLPTCLAPPSLEPAARVQCLAPGAELDSTVADGSHVAETPGVEALVLARLATAGAARHHPAELLPPAAPDLAARHHTALPNPARTGEHSAAPMVLLATPKSPGTKRENLAQIAPDAAGTAQNLQAQLPWSATTNEELSPNCARTDLQNPAWFPAAAATKELCPGTLVSAGPGWHVTAPSDEPGPALVSPIPTGASRSDRAPSPVPERLRPASPIPTAASRSDRAPSPVPERLRPASPIPAGASRSDPAPSPIPKDICLISPIPTGTEQRLLADDFLEPQPAAFSSRRRGKSRPHPDVAPSTPALFHPPGEALAPQFLLWGGEEELSAPEAPALLLLSRFSQAEDPSRSLVTGPVLRGLLTYVTGAPVPLPRCLRLLHRLTCNPICLEAFVRCYAPSMLRAWLVLGVPPEEAAAVGHETPRSPGCRHQAGRRFKELGETLLCNLCVQAESAFGAGVLTHMLLSGAEADQVACAVALPLICRKKSLCRRLLLEHSGLRLLLAALTSGADPPFTFYAVDSLSLLLGAAAPLPAPPAPKRSRLAASPPCPYERLVRAGGADLQFRLDSGALVPASRPAACAGSDVLRAMLAGGFAEARQALVPIRGAAPAPFLVLTHFLHGCRGEPCPALGGLFPPGEGELAEQTLAVAEQFLLPELQELVEEALCREHLRPGAGPDQLYRLAERLGRGQLLRRCARYVLLGAAEEPAGRAAALGRILRVAGDPQGLAQELLEVAMETPWGMGTDGT
- the ARMC5 gene encoding armadillo repeat-containing protein 5 isoform X2 produces the protein MILKSLGVESIHNRTARALGNLAIDVENLQAIHDAGAVPPLVQVLASSQDSECLQSIIRALRNLGATPAHRLALAQQGAVRAIAERLAASPDDPALAAAAARALLELTKGCSRDCAEQLSLGGGVAPLVALAGHSKRAVREAAVSALSNLCLQGMLRPAVGNAGGVAVLVGEIRRRRGAGAAGAVLQPLVRALCLLCREAMNRSRVREAGGLELLLALLQDGRQRGSHARVVVAFVAFFYDQEALEVLQAGGLVALLVGRLVAQGQWAARCEEEDKEEEGESEDERDAASFDFPPEGRRESGAPEGESPSFQRLRSWLLSEGYIASPGDLSPQWSPDGSFSPTLELQDDTPGPGRLPVGLGLPTCLAPPSLEPAARVQCLAPGAELDSTVADGSHVAETPGVEALVLARLATAGAARHHPAELLPPAAPDLAARHHTALPNPARTGEHSAAPMVLLATPKSPGTKRENLAQIAPDAAGTAQNLQAQLPWSATTNEELSPNCARTDLQNPAWFPAAAATKELCPGTLVSAGPGWHVTAPSDEPGPALVSPIPTGASRSDRAPSPVPERLRPASPIPTAASRSDRAPSPVPERLRPASPIPAGASRSDPAPSPIPKDICLISPIPTGTEQRLLADDFLEPQPAAFSSRRRGKSRPHPDVAPSTPALFHPPGEALAPQFLLWGGEEELSAPEAPALLLLSRFSQAEDPSRSLVTGPVLRGLLTYVTGAPVPLPRCLRLLHRLTCNPICLEAFVRCYAPSMLRAWLVLGVPPEEAAAVGHETPRSPGCRHQAGRRFKELGETLLCNLCVQAESAFGAGVLTHMLLSGAEADQVACAVALPLICRKKSLCRRLLLEHSGLRLLLAALTSGADPPFTFYAVDSLSLLLGAAAPLPAPPAPKRSRLAASPPCPYERLVRAGGADLQFRLDSGALVPASRPAACAGSDVLRAMLAGGFAEARQALVPIRGAAPAPFLVLTHFLHGCRGEPCPALGGLFPPGEGELAEQTLAVAEQFLLPELQELVEEALCREHLRPGAGPDQLYRLAERLGRGQLLRRCARYVLLGAAEEPAGRAAALGRILRVAGDPQGLAQELLEVAMETPWGMGTDGT